CCCCAGACAAGTACACGTTTATATAACCCATGAAAGATAAATAACAGAGTCCATTGATACAAAAGAaatcataaataataacaatgcTGTTTTTTTCTGCAACAGTCTTACCTAATTTGGTATGTAAAGAGGTTTATGGTATTTGAGTTTTGCTAATAATAGCAAATGGGAGGTGGTCATCGCGGTGCAACTGTCAGTTTGCTGAATTTATGACTCAAATCTATTCATGCTGCTTTGACTGATGCTTTTTTGTTTTCACTATTTTTCTGTTACTTGGGGCAAGAGTTACACTTCCAAACTCAGACTGTGTTTAATCTGAGCTTAATTAAAAACAACTTTGCAGTGCTTTTCAGTAATGAGGCGAGGAATAGCGTAGACATTGTCCCAGCTTTTTGTCACATGTGGACCTCCACATGGAGAGCATGGGAATATCTTTGGTGACTGAAAAAGGTCAGCAAAGATTTGTTCAAGCCTCACATTCAGATGAGCTGTCTCTACAGGTGCACGTATTTTTGCAACTTTAATGTCAGTCAGAACTGAGAGTTTTAACAATGTGTTTCATAAAGAAGTTTAGCTGCAAAAGAAAGACAAGCGCCACCTTGGGTCGGGCTTTTAGAGAAATGATGTGTGAGGGGGCACCTCTTGAATTAGTGAGGCAGAGATGTCTTTTGTTCTCTTTAGGCTGAGGTGAGGTCTGTCTCAGACAAGGATTATCCCAGGCCGAGTAGAGAATGCGCCTTCCCGGGGCCCAGTCATGCAGTCCCTGATCTATTGTGGGCAGTAATCAAAGCCTATATGCATTTGCATATCATCACTGATCTCTGTTGTGTGTGTGCAAGACATGTCTTTGATTCATGATAGAAAAGTTCACAGATTGTGTAGCGCACTGTTCAGATCTCAGTGCCTCCACTAATGACTCACTTCCTGTCATCGCCTAAAGATTGtgatcatgttaaaaaaaaaaaagaaaaggtcatGATTCAGATGAGTAAGATTGAGCATTGTACTTTCTGATCATGCAGAGTCTTAAACTGCCTCAGCCTCACTAGCAGGATGTCCTCAGGCTCAGAGAGTCCACTTTAGGAGTGACAAAGTTTCAGTTTTGGCCAGTCAGAAAGAGCTCAGCATGTCATCTCTGATCTTTGTCGTCCTCTCTGTGTTTCTGTTCTATTCAGTCTGTTTGCATGTTTCTGTCAGCGACGGCTGAGGAGCTCGTGTTCTGCGCATAGTGAACTCATTGACCCCACTTCTCACAGCAAAAACATCTCATTCTGTCACCCTCCCCATCTTTGTTTCGAACTCAGTAACCTCTCCTAGGTTCTCCCATTCATGCACAGAAACATGGTAAATATCAGCCTTCACAGGGCTGCTGGAGGTGAGTATGAATGTGTGGTTCAGTGAATATTCAGTGGgaattttttctttctctctgtacTTTTAAATTGGTCCCATTTCTGCATTTTTTCTGAAACAATGTGTCTGGCTTTTAGTTTTGCAGCtccacaatataaaaaaaatttctcCATCATTCATCATCCTCAATATGAACTAGTTCTTAACCTCTAGGAATTTTATTTTACACAATAAAAGAATTGTTCTATTTATAAAACACTGCAAAATGCATTAAAGTGACACATGAGTGAATCATGTTCTGATTATTAAAACTTACTGAATGCTTTGCTGAGAGCCTCTCACCAAGAGAGGCTTTTGTAAGATCCATTCAGACAATacttcatttgtttttaatatgagTGTCTTCATCTCTGTGCTTTGTATATCCCTGTTGAATTCTGTGGTTGGGGACATCTGGCTTTACTAACTGTAGGGAGCTGCTTTAGTGTTCACATGGGTCTTAAGGGGAATTCCAAGCCCGTATGTCTTGTAGTGTTGCAGTTTGGTCTCATTGCACCCTGCCTCCACAGCAGTGAGTTGTGTTTTAGGTTAGATTTTGTTCACAGACTCCAAGCTGAGGAGTACATCTGTGTGTTGTATGACTCTCGTTCTGCCCCTCAACcatctttgtttttcttcctgAGAATTTTACCACAGGAGGCGCCTCTGTGTCCATTTTAGATCTCAAAACATAGCATTAgagaaaaaggaatgaatgagGCTTTAGGTGTATACATGTTAGTACAAGGACAAATGTGACCACACAGAAGAAATTAGCTAGTTGGTTATGTCCAAAGATATACAGTCTGTCTTATTCAGGATGGTTTTTTATACAAAAGTGACAAACATAAAGCAGGTAAAAGACTATTTTGAGAAGTGTGCATACTGACCCTTATGTGATGATTCTGATATTTATTCACCAGCTGAAGTCATTTCATCATGTGTAGTTTTACTAAGGTACAATGATGGTTATAAatatttaaatgtcatttttactCTTACTTTTTTCTTGGCTGTTTTGGCCATTTAGTTGTTGTTGCTAAGAACAGGACTGTGCAAATAAAAGTAAGAGGAAAGGCGAGAATGACCACACCAATAAAAGTTTCCATATCACATTAATATAAAATGCTTATTTAAATAGCATAAACAAAACATTGTAAAGCTGTAAGAATAAAAGCGTTAAGACTACTGATTTGAAATGTCATCCATCCACCATTATCGATGttgtaaaaaaagttaaagtacCCACGTGTTTGTTCACTTTGTGCCTCTTGTGCTTAGaaaaagtttgtgttggagttgtTTTTTAGTAGATGATCGCTGACTCCATTCCTCAGCAAACGGTAGCTAGAGCTGCACAATGGTGTTGTTGAAGAGGAGCAGAAAAAAAGAATGCATGTAATTTGTCATGCATAGTAATTTGATATTATATAGAatttgacaatattctgaatcTGACAGGTTTCATGTTAACAGCATGTTCTGCATGGATATTCTGAATTATGTGTTTTTCCAAATGAAGCGTTTTCCATTTCAAACATGTTGAATGTACATGTATTATTCTGGTTTTATGACAATTCTTTGGACATGTGAACAGTGCAGGAAATGAATCTAATTTTGCATTCTAGTACAGGTTCAGCACAAAAACCCTGTTTATGGTTAAATGAGGTCAAGACAAAGATCCTTTATGGTAGAGATGGATGATCCGAAGAAAAGTCTACATGCCTGGtcagaacaaaaaaacacctacTGTTAAAAATTAtgacagaagatattaacaggtttatagatatgagcaaatatcaaaaagttcaggtttttcctTAAGATATTTGAAGAATGAAAGAGGGAGGTTTAGTTCATACAGTTCAACATCTGCTTCCAgtggaaaacttaaaaaaaatatttttaatgggaTATGCATGTCTGAATGTAGAGaggaattttcattttcattaatgCAAACAGACTATTTGGAATACTGCCTTTTTCAGAATTAGGGAAAAAACTGAATATTAGCGTACATAATAGGAATGAGCCTACATGCTGTTATCATGGACATACTGACAGGGAAaggctcattacctccgccaaggaggttatgtttttgccagggtttgtttgtttgtttgtctgtttgtctgtctgttagtgtgcaacataactcaaaaagttatggacagattttgatgaaattttcagggtttgttggaaatgggataaggaagaaatgattaaatttcggtggtgatcgggggtgggggggcccacggggggggcccatttccaacaaaccctgaaaatttcatcaaaatctgtccataactttttgagttatgttgcacactaacggacagacaaacagacagacaaacaaacaaaccctggcaaaaacataacctccttggcgtgggggggcccacgcggggggccactgatcagccttggcggaggtctgcgctctccgagtgcttttctagttttttaaggTACCTTTCAATGTCAGCACACATTATCTATTGCCCGTTTAAGCCATCATACACACTGTTTATCAGTCTTACATatttatgggattttttttttttaagcaacagTGCTTAATATATTTACAGACACCAGAGTTATAACTATACAATAACACTGCGTCAGACTCAGAAAAGCTGCTGAAACATGGAAACTTAGGcattcaacaaaaaataatatggAATGTCCTGTGGAAAACAAAAAGCTTTTTAAGGTGATTTCAATTTAAGTTATTTCACTGATCGCTTGTAGAGTTAAATggtcaaaatatgataaaattcaCCATTAATCCTTTTCCTTAATAGATTAAAGTCCTCAGAGAGTGTTTTGTTCTGTTATATTGTGCACTTATCTTGTTTCTGTTATATTCAGTGATAATACTAAAGTAATATTGATTCAGCCAATACTTTATTATTATGCTCTGTGCTTACAGCTGTTTGcttaagataaaaaacaaaagctGATGTGATTTGGATAATATGTCTTAAGCTGTGGTCAGTTTACATGATTATCTCGATATCAGGGATCTCAAACATTTATTTTGTGTAAATGACACCGCATATTCCATCCAACCCTTCATTCCCCAGAGCCAAACTCTGTTAGTGTCTGGAGAGCACGAGGAGGGGTTGGAAAAGGTTTGGTAGACAAAATATTATTAGAGGAGGATATGGACATGTGCATACATCCTGTTCATCTGCTGGCTTCACGCTCTCACTCTGTATGAAAAATGACCAACCTTTCCCCTGCAATCCAAGATATTTACTGTCTGAAAAGAGACTGTGGTTAACACTTTCCCTTCATAGTTGTCTCCTTTTCATCCTCAAAATATTCTATATAAAACAGGCATTTTATATAGAACTGATTCAAGGGCTTTGACCcaatacttttatttattataacAGATGAAAATTGGCCGTGTTTAATGTATTACAACTCTCAGATTACTTACAAATGATCTCTGTTTTCTCTTCAGAACTCCATCAGACACAACCTTTCCCTGCACAGCCGCTTTGTGCGAATACAGAATGAGGGAACGGGAAAAAGCTCCTGGTGGATGTTGAACCCGGAGGGCGGTAAGAATGGAAAGTCACCGCGACGTAGAGCTGCCTCCATGGACAACAACAGCAAGTTTGCCAAAAGCAGAGGAAGAGCATCAAAGAAGAAGGTACAGCACCTGAAGATACTGTAATAATAGAGATGATAAAGGATTGTTTTGACATTTGAATAGTATCGCCTCTTAGTTTTTCACATAGGTGTTGACTGGACAGAGCCCAGAATCTTCTCTATCCAATATGTTTGTCCTGGATTACATCATGTAGTATTGGCGTTTAAGTTTAGGAACAATGGGGAACATTGTATACCATAGCATACTTACAGCTCCcaaaatcagaaacaaattaatgttaCTTCTTCACAGACTGAATAAAGTTAAACTCATTGTTTATAGTTTTCGCCTTCAAACATAAACTCCAAAAGAACTGAAACagaataacactgtcttataaacTTAACATGcatcatcagctgatagtttacattataccgctgttagcttagctctgatttTAGACGGTAAACAGCTACAGTAAAACCACATATCACCTCTGTTTTGTGGCATTGAAGATCATAAAACCATAACATAGTAACCGTATACCTTCatgagcctcataatcaaactggCCTGTGTAGAAGAAAATAGAAATTTCAGCAATTCTTTTAATTTAGAGCTTTGTCCAGTGGTAAAAACAGCACTGGATGGTGTTGGCCTTTCTTTGGAGAGTTTGTATGGGTTCTCTCTGAGTacaccggcttcctcccaccatccaaagacatgcaacaATTGTTAATTGGTCATTGGTAACTGGTAATCGGATCTAAatggcccataggtgtgaatgtgtgattgAATGGtagtttgtctgtatatgtcagacATGTGATCAGACTGCAACAGTTCCAGAGTGTACCCCACCAGGATAGGCTTCGACAACTagaaagtggatggatggatggatgagtaacTCATTACTGTccctagcaaggttattatcgttaatgaaaactaacaaaatgacgaaaactggaattgctaaaacattttcgttaactgaaataaataaaaactctaatgaaaaagaaaaaaacgacaactaactgaaactgtattgtgtgcttataaaactaactaaaatgtataaaaattatggatcaaattcccttagttttcatctttgtaaatgttggattgatgtgaaatccatttatttcccttgagcaattttagctgctggcaccatatgacagttAACAGTCTGTCacctctcgtcacttgtggtttacagtcgtcttctggtcctcactctacctggaaacatagagactaaagttgggagaaagtagtagagtcctgtatgagatttatttgaatatgatggcaaagaagataaaagatataaaaaaactaaaacaaaactaaaactaagcatttagaaaataacgaaaactaataaaaactagcaaacctgctctaaaaactaattaaaactaactgaattaaagaaaaaaaaagtccaaactaaataaaactaaactataatgaaaaatccaaaactattataaccttggtctctaGTGGTTATATATACTCACAGTCACACATTAGTGGCTATGAATAAATGCACTTACAACACAGTATACTGACACCTTTAACATAAtgtcagagctctttattctaagcactctaatgataattttagataaattaaaaaaaaaaaagtctttaagtagaaacactacatatagcacctttaaaaaaacatgtacaaaatgaGCCTCATTCATAGTGTTTGAGTAAACTTTGAATCTGGTTCCTGATCACTGCTGATGGACTGACTTGGTATCACCCACTACTATGAGCTCAATCTTAGAGGCAGTAAAAAAATGAGGAAATAATGTTAATTACGGAAAAAGGAAGAGTGTCACTGAATTCTGTTTTTCAAATTCTGTTTTTTACTTACATTCACCATTCACATTTAGTATTACAACAGTGTTTTGTAATATGCTGTCCTGTTGCTACATTCACTTAGATCATCTATGATTCAAGATTCACACCCCATCTTGTTTATCCTTGACATAAACCCTCTCTGATTGGTGTTGCCTCTGTTCATTTAAGGTAAAATACAACACACCATTCACTGAAGTTAGAAAAACAGTGATTTCTTTATGATGTTCAGCCACATCGTGCCAAACTCAAAGTGGAGTATTATTCAGGGCTAAAGACGCCATGTGACGCCACTGCTAATTGTTAAGTAAACAGTACCGGCTCCGGATTCATCTGTACAGACGTTTCATTAAACCGTCTGCATTTTTATAgtagtgttttgtgtttttccatcctcAGACATCTCTACAGGAAGGGGTTGAGGTTGGAGCAGGCAGCCCTGGGTCCCAGTACTCAAACTGGCTCGGTAGCCCCAACTCCCACAGCAACGAGGACTTCGAAGCCTGGGGCACCTTTAGGACCCGAACCAGCTCTGACGCCAGCACTCTGAGCGGCCGTCATTCACCTTTCCCCTCTGAACAGGATGACGTAGGGGAGTCCGATGTCCACATATTGTATCCCTCGGGGCAGGGGGCGAAGATGACCCCCGCCCTCCCCAGCCTGTCAGAGGTGGCTGGATCCATGGGCCGACACAGCTCAGAGAATGTCATGGAGAACCTGCTGGACAACCTGAACCTGCTGTCACCTAAAAACCCCCAGCTGGGCTCTGACTCCTCACATTCATCAAATGCCCCCCTGCTTCAGAATAACCCTTACACTTCCCCTAGCTTAACCCCCCACCATCAGCAGGACTACCGTAAGTGCATGTACAACCAGGTGAGGATGAACTCGTTGTCCCCTGTCCCCATGCAGACGCTTCCAGAGAACAAGGCTGGCTTTGGAGCTTATGAGAACCATTATAACTGCCCTCCTGGCCTCCTCAAAGAGCTGCTGACCTCTGATGCAGATGCCAGCAGGGACATGATGCCCTCTAGGGACTCAATGGTGCCTCAGGTTGGGAGGGGGGGTTGTTTAATGCCTACTTACAACAGCCAGAGCCATGTGGGGGGGCATAATGAAGTAAAAATGATGAATCCTCCTCAAACTCACCCAATTCCTCATGTAAGTCCACAATCCATACATAGCCAGGGTCCCTTAACCTCACGAGACCTGAATAGCTGTAACATGATTCCTCTGACTAGTCTGAGTAGCATGTCAGGGGCCTCTCCTCGAATGACCGCCCTGAGGACATGCATGCAGCTGCCTCATGGACACCCAGCACACGGTAATGATGTCACAACACAGCACACAGGCCACAGCAGCAGCAACGGATACAGGGAGCTGAATGTGGTTCATCCACGAGGTCATCCCCTAGAGCGACTACCTAGTGACCTGGATAACATGTCCATCGAGAGGTTCGAGTGTGACATGGAGTCAGTGCTCCATGATACCCTCATGGACGGAGGAGGGCTGGACTTTAACTTTGACCCTGCAGGAGGCCCTCAGGGTTTTCCCCCTAGGGTAAAAACCACCTCGCATAGCTGGGTGTCAGGCTAGAACATGCTGATCCTGAGGCTATTGTTCTAACAGTAAATATATGTAATAAATTAGAGAGGCACTCAAGGACCCACAGTCCTGCGGGATATCGAAAATTTAGCCGAATCTGAATTTTAGGCCTTGGTGTTAATTTGATCAAATATGTATCAAAGTTAAACCAGATGAcggaaaaaacataaatataaacaaaaacccaCTAGCAAACACCTGCAATCAAACAATGCTGTTTAACGTCACTGTTGTGTAATTCAGTCAcacttacaaaaatgtgaaaaatctttATAGTAGTTTTTATTTAATCCTGCAGACAGGTTATGCGATCTCTCTTGGCAACAGTAAGAAGTACTTAATATTTTAAAAGAATATTTCTCATCCCTCCCAGGTGTTTCATACCATCATGCTACTCATTTCCGtattcaacaacaaaaaaaaaagccactgttAGGATTCTCCCGCTGTGGCTTCTTCTGAGGTTTCCAccaatattttcttttatttccagcACAGGgttcttttgtttatttgaggGGATGGGGGGGTTGCCTGGACAGAGGGTATTGTAAATTGTATAgattgtaaagccctttgaggcaTATCAGTGATTTGTGACATTGGATGATATAAATGAATTTTGACATATTTCCATATCTTTAATTGCAGGTCCACGCATTTTCATTAATTAGCATTTAGGAGACAACACTGTTTACGCACAAAGATTCAGATACTGAAATAAGACACAACTCGTGTGCTATGTTTACAATTTCATgtttaaaaactggaaatatatatatatattacagattTATGGTAAATCACAATGCAATAACTGCTCAAAATATAGGACCCTTAGGCAATCTgatatgttggtctaatgttcccATCACATTTCATGTGACGGTGCCACTGAACAATAAAACAGACTTCTCTGAGAAAACCTGAAGGACTGTACGGTGCAATGAAAAATCAACATTTCACAGATACATCAGGAATAATCATAAACGTAGTTGGGGTTTATTACATAGAGCTGAAGTCCCACCCCTTCTGGTTCTGCCCCATGGgacaaaaaatattaaagtaaatggTGAAAGACAAGTCATTTTTGGATCCCATTTACTCATATTTTTGTCAATTTGAAAGATCATTTAAaaagtcaagaaagttgcagtttgttgtaaaactatcAGACTGcagaaatacataaatacaatgaCTACACAGCCAAAAGTCACAAAGATGACGTTATCGTTACTGTTTCTCTCCAGGAGCTGCTGAAAATCTCTGTACAGCTTCAACATACCCAGACTTGTGCTGATTTCCAcctctttttaaacttttt
The Sphaeramia orbicularis chromosome 14, fSphaOr1.1, whole genome shotgun sequence DNA segment above includes these coding regions:
- the LOC115433620 gene encoding forkhead box protein O1-A-like — its product is MAEGPPAQTQPVEIDPDFEPLSRPRSCTWPLPDLIDPASSNTSSPAPSVQQEPVGNPEYISNLALLEEDYGEYAEHKPPVPCNEYQCLQGSSVHLPPHHHHHHHQQQQHHHHHPTQPQPQPQQQLLSPQLPPQQQVPPPGVTPLGGPSQRKSSSSRRNAWGNMSYADLITKAIESSPEKRLTLSQIYDWMVKSVPYFKDKGDSNSSAGWKNSIRHNLSLHSRFVRIQNEGTGKSSWWMLNPEGGKNGKSPRRRAASMDNNSKFAKSRGRASKKKTSLQEGVEVGAGSPGSQYSNWLGSPNSHSNEDFEAWGTFRTRTSSDASTLSGRHSPFPSEQDDVGESDVHILYPSGQGAKMTPALPSLSEVAGSMGRHSSENVMENLLDNLNLLSPKNPQLGSDSSHSSNAPLLQNNPYTSPSLTPHHQQDYRKCMYNQVRMNSLSPVPMQTLPENKAGFGAYENHYNCPPGLLKELLTSDADASRDMMPSRDSMVPQVGRGGCLMPTYNSQSHVGGHNEVKMMNPPQTHPIPHVSPQSIHSQGPLTSRDLNSCNMIPLTSLSSMSGASPRMTALRTCMQLPHGHPAHGNDVTTQHTGHSSSNGYRELNVVHPRGHPLERLPSDLDNMSIERFECDMESVLHDTLMDGGGLDFNFDPAGGPQGFPPRVKTTSHSWVSG